The following coding sequences lie in one Synechococcus sp. CC9902 genomic window:
- a CDS encoding glycosyltransferase family 2 protein, whose protein sequence is MKVAVIPAFNEAKTIYSVVSQALCHVDHVIVVDDFSEDKTAFISETAGAVVISNSKNIGYHYSIMKGIRYAFDIYSADLVITLDADGQHIVDFIPILASRLKDNNFDMVIGCRKSFPRNSELFFSFLSHYLLGINDLTSGMKCYSKDIEQLLRLSPNFDSLGTSISILASLMQYKISNVNIVVRPRLVGTSHFGSSFHSEVKLCLILSRVFFYFFFTRFTLINFCKVK, encoded by the coding sequence ATGAAAGTTGCTGTAATTCCAGCTTTTAACGAAGCAAAGACTATCTATTCAGTTGTCTCCCAGGCACTGTGTCATGTCGATCATGTAATTGTAGTCGACGATTTCAGTGAGGACAAAACCGCATTTATTTCAGAGACAGCGGGAGCAGTTGTGATTTCAAATTCAAAAAATATTGGATATCATTATTCAATAATGAAGGGAATTCGATATGCATTTGATATTTACTCTGCGGATCTTGTGATAACTCTAGATGCAGATGGTCAACACATAGTTGACTTTATTCCAATTCTTGCTTCTCGTCTGAAAGATAATAACTTTGACATGGTAATTGGGTGTAGGAAGTCTTTTCCGCGAAATTCAGAATTATTCTTTTCATTTCTATCTCATTATCTCCTTGGTATCAACGACCTTACATCTGGAATGAAATGTTATTCCAAAGATATCGAACAATTACTCAGACTATCACCTAATTTCGATAGTCTGGGAACTTCTATTTCAATTTTAGCATCACTCATGCAATATAAGATTTCCAATGTAAATATCGTAGTTAGGCCGCGATTGGTTGGAACAAGTCATTTCGGATCATCTTTTCATTCTGAGGTTAAACTATGCTTGATCTTGAGTAGAGTCTTCTTTTATTTCTTTTTTACTAGATTTACACTGATAAATTTTTGCAAGGTGAAGTAA
- a CDS encoding N-acetylneuraminate synthase family protein, which yields MYLFDSDNPLYFIADIGANHDSSLKRAKALIKTAAESGADAAKFQNFFAHSIVSDLGFKQLPNSILSHQAEWTESVFDVYDKASLSLEWTEELHSYCKECGISYMTTPYDISILEFLNQYVACWKIGSGDITWLDLISKVSQLGKPIAIATGASNFTEVCQAVNTVLQHTKKIILMQCNTNYTGCLSNFDYLNLSVLTTYKNSFPGITLGISDHTPGHISVLGAITLGAQVIEKHFTDDNNRKGPDHSFSMSPSAWESMVEASYLLHRSIGDGVKRIEDNEINPSIVQRRAIRANCDIEANSIIQESMVEFLRPCPKDALAPSSSSLVVGHRTSIFIPKGETIKLEYIF from the coding sequence ATGTATTTATTTGATTCTGATAATCCTTTATATTTCATAGCTGACATTGGTGCCAACCATGATTCTTCTCTCAAAAGAGCAAAAGCATTAATCAAAACTGCTGCTGAGTCAGGTGCAGATGCTGCAAAATTTCAAAATTTCTTTGCGCATTCTATTGTTTCCGATTTAGGATTCAAACAACTACCAAATAGCATTTTATCTCATCAAGCTGAATGGACAGAGTCTGTTTTTGACGTATATGACAAAGCATCTTTGTCTCTCGAATGGACTGAAGAACTTCATTCTTACTGTAAGGAATGCGGTATCAGCTATATGACAACTCCATATGATATATCAATTTTAGAATTTCTGAATCAATATGTTGCTTGCTGGAAAATTGGTTCCGGAGATATTACTTGGCTTGATTTAATATCAAAGGTGTCACAGCTAGGTAAACCAATAGCTATAGCTACTGGAGCATCAAACTTTACGGAGGTTTGTCAAGCAGTTAATACCGTACTTCAACATACTAAAAAAATTATATTAATGCAATGCAATACTAATTATACAGGATGTTTAAGTAACTTTGATTACTTAAACCTTTCAGTATTGACAACATATAAAAATTCTTTTCCAGGAATTACTCTTGGGATTTCTGACCATACACCTGGTCATATTTCAGTGCTTGGAGCTATTACACTTGGTGCTCAGGTTATAGAAAAACACTTTACTGATGATAACAACCGCAAAGGTCCTGATCATTCCTTCTCAATGTCTCCTTCTGCGTGGGAAAGCATGGTGGAAGCTTCTTATTTACTCCATCGTTCAATTGGAGATGGCGTTAAACGTATAGAAGATAACGAAATTAATCCTTCTATTGTTCAACGACGGGCCATAAGAGCAAATTGTGATATTGAAGCTAATTCGATAATTCAAGAATCAATGGTTGAATTTCTTCGTCCTTGTCCTAAAGATGCTCTTGCACCGAGTTCATCGTCTTTGGTTGTAGGCCACCGTACATCTATATTTATTCCAAAAGGAGAGACAATTAAATTAGAATATATTTTTTAA
- a CDS encoding dTDP-4-dehydrorhamnose reductase family protein produces the protein MILVIGSTGMLGSSYVRHLSLNNIPYHTISRNIGSSYCIDLLHSFAEIEKLIIDNKYSAVINCAAIVSLDYCERFPSLAMRVNSDLVLCLASICEKVGSILMHISTDHFFSGDGNYLHPEDHPIVINNNYAYSKHLGELNALKFPNTIVLRTNVTGYRNGSSSTFIEWLLFSLMNNEPIILFDDFFTSTIDADCFVHNSLLLLECEFRGLLNLSSNQCISKYEFGLELSNFLNLDFTNVSIGSVVKLLPRRSNSLGLDCSFIESILKKNMPDTIDVLKSLTFSNISPD, from the coding sequence ATGATACTTGTAATAGGATCTACGGGAATGCTAGGAAGTTCTTATGTTAGGCATCTCTCTTTAAATAATATACCTTACCATACAATATCTCGCAACATTGGATCGTCTTACTGCATTGACTTGCTTCATAGTTTTGCTGAGATAGAGAAACTTATAATAGACAATAAATATAGTGCTGTAATTAATTGTGCAGCAATCGTCTCTCTAGATTATTGTGAAAGATTTCCATCTCTGGCTATGCGAGTAAATTCAGATCTGGTGTTATGTTTGGCTTCTATATGTGAAAAAGTAGGATCTATTCTAATGCATATTTCTACAGATCATTTTTTTTCAGGTGACGGTAATTATCTTCATCCTGAAGATCATCCAATTGTAATTAATAACAACTACGCTTACTCAAAACACTTAGGTGAACTTAATGCTCTTAAATTTCCTAACACAATAGTATTAAGAACTAACGTAACAGGCTATCGAAACGGTTCATCATCAACATTTATTGAATGGTTGCTATTTTCACTGATGAATAATGAGCCAATTATACTGTTTGATGATTTCTTTACCTCCACCATTGATGCAGATTGCTTTGTACATAACTCTCTTCTTTTGTTAGAGTGTGAATTCAGAGGTTTATTGAACTTATCAAGCAATCAATGTATTTCCAAATACGAATTTGGTCTTGAGCTTTCGAATTTCCTAAATCTTGACTTCACTAATGTCTCTATTGGATCAGTTGTAAAGCTATTGCCACGAAGATCAAATAGTTTGGGCCTAGACTGTTCATTTATTGAAAGTATTCTCAAAAAGAATATGCCAGACACTATCGATGTGTTAAAATCGCTTACCTTTTCAAATATTTCTCCTGATTGA
- a CDS encoding FkbM family methyltransferase encodes MHIGAGTIDDEIRDYQRCGVTDITYVECEEELINKCLVQFQLLRDECLNIEGRVIPYACSEYSWEKKIFYTNGFGQSSCKKPTDLTKSWAKSKDFQIKEVYTINIAKLKSKDPYDFLSIDIQGGELDLLRGLKDFELKTLSQIVDIEIQTTNMQYDVTEKASKEIETILENQGFIPLIHGCGLTESFIFVHKSLLLNNYIKFRNIVKHAISENNLLVLHPNIGRLGSIHEDNAENILKNRENFLISNFTPGLIKGSHYPRIRDKLIQLILKDISRSQNENKK; translated from the coding sequence TTGCATATTGGTGCGGGGACTATTGATGATGAGATAAGAGATTATCAAAGATGTGGCGTAACCGATATTACTTATGTAGAATGTGAAGAAGAGCTAATTAATAAGTGCTTAGTGCAGTTTCAATTACTAAGAGACGAGTGTCTAAATATTGAAGGACGTGTCATTCCTTATGCATGTTCAGAATACTCATGGGAAAAAAAAATTTTCTACACTAATGGATTTGGACAATCGTCGTGTAAAAAACCAACTGATCTCACAAAAAGTTGGGCAAAAAGCAAAGATTTTCAAATCAAGGAAGTATATACTATTAATATAGCAAAATTAAAGTCAAAAGATCCATATGATTTTCTATCGATTGATATTCAAGGCGGTGAGCTTGATCTTTTGAGAGGCTTGAAAGATTTCGAACTCAAAACTCTTTCGCAGATAGTAGATATAGAAATACAAACGACCAACATGCAATATGATGTCACAGAAAAAGCATCGAAAGAAATCGAAACTATTCTTGAAAATCAGGGTTTTATACCATTAATTCATGGCTGCGGGTTGACGGAGTCATTTATTTTTGTGCATAAATCACTATTATTAAATAACTATATAAAATTTAGGAATATAGTCAAGCACGCAATAAGTGAAAATAATTTATTGGTATTACACCCTAATATTGGCAGATTAGGTTCAATACATGAAGATAACGCAGAGAATATTTTAAAAAATCGAGAAAATTTTCTGATTTCAAATTTTACTCCTGGATTAATCAAAGGTTCACATTATCCAAGAATAAGAGACAAGTTAATTCAGTTAATCTTAAAAGATATTAGCAGGAGTCAAAATGAAAATAAAAAATAA
- a CDS encoding glycosyltransferase family 25 protein, with the protein MFLGIVHYTKLLSRKKNISILAESLLYKDYMISIEQEVDNKSALNLDNLKKQTLSQTNDIRDLLYKNLATINFFECTYIEQLYQQDWKLELIKKHLNGIDWGKIALNSLSHKNIDLTHQHYAIFEAFLRSNCNYCLVLEDDSYINTGISHINESLYQVVEHAENNLYNEPFFIDLSQSLGIKPLNKPPDTYIWQATPGFSQCTSAYMINRNCSQKFLKESKTKVLPIDWHISRIMKKNNILCYSVWESLFLQGSMTEVYRSNSQYRAND; encoded by the coding sequence ATGTTTTTAGGGATAGTACATTATACAAAATTATTGAGTCGAAAGAAAAACATATCTATTCTTGCTGAAAGCCTACTCTATAAAGACTATATGATCTCTATTGAACAGGAAGTTGACAATAAATCGGCTTTGAATTTAGATAATTTAAAAAAACAGACCCTCTCGCAAACAAATGATATCAGAGATTTACTATATAAAAATCTTGCGACAATCAATTTCTTTGAATGTACGTATATCGAGCAATTATACCAACAAGATTGGAAACTCGAATTGATAAAAAAACATCTAAATGGTATAGATTGGGGGAAAATAGCACTAAATAGTTTGTCGCATAAGAATATTGATCTAACACATCAGCATTATGCTATATTTGAAGCCTTTTTAAGAAGCAATTGTAATTACTGTTTGGTTTTAGAAGATGATTCTTATATAAACACAGGAATATCACATATCAACGAAAGTCTTTATCAGGTAGTTGAACATGCTGAAAATAATTTATATAATGAACCATTCTTTATTGATCTCAGTCAATCACTTGGTATTAAGCCACTCAATAAACCACCAGATACTTATATTTGGCAAGCTACACCGGGATTTTCGCAATGCACATCTGCATACATGATAAATAGAAATTGCTCACAAAAATTCCTAAAAGAATCAAAAACAAAGGTTTTACCAATTGACTGGCATATAAGCAGAATAATGAAGAAAAATAATATTTTGTGTTATAGTGTATGGGAATCTCTGTTTTTGCAAGGATCTATGACAGAAGTTTATCGAAGCAATTCACAATATAGGGCTAATGATTAG